A genomic segment from Syntrophotalea acetylenivorans encodes:
- a CDS encoding IS3 family transposase (programmed frameshift) produces MDTAESKRKRRTQRDYTMGFKLQVVAAVEKGDMTYKQAQKIYGIQGRSTVLKWLRKHGRLDWTQPVRMTMPKSPKAKESPAQKIKRLERELEDERLRNLLLNEVVDILDAEHGTGLRKKYIAKARRLQKQKGLSLSRACKLLGITRQAVYQREKRSEQRSIELAPVKSMVMEVRRFMPRLGTRKLYFLLKPMFVEQGIKLGRDAFFDYLRAHQLLVTPIKRYTKTTHSKHWMKKYPNRLGSQEISCAEQAFVSDITYVETDEGVHYLSLVTDAYSRKIMGYEVSDNMRADRVVKALRRAAKQRQTSRALIHHSDRGLQYCSAIYQQELKRHGMTPSMTDGYDCYQNALAERVNGILKQEFLITKCRTLSELKGLVRESVDTYNRLRPHLSLDMKTPEEVHKKATSAREVA; encoded by the exons ATGGACACAGCAGAAAGTAAGCGGAAGAGACGTACTCAACGTGATTACACCATGGGCTTTAAATTGCAGGTGGTTGCTGCCGTAGAAAAAGGCGACATGACCTACAAGCAGGCTCAGAAGATTTATGGCATCCAGGGCCGCTCGACAGTGTTAAAATGGTTGCGAAAACACGGAAGGCTGGATTGGACCCAACCTGTGAGGATGACCATGCCCAAATCTCCCAAAGCCAAAGAAAGTCCCGCACAGAAAATCAAGCGACTCGAGCGCGAACTTGAGGATGAACGTCTTCGCAATCTGTTGTTGAATGAAGTGGTGGATATCCTGGATGCAGAGCACGGAACGGGACTGCGAAAAAAGTATATTGCCAAG GCGAGACGCCTTCAAAAACAAAAAGGGCTGAGTCTAAGCCGCGCTTGTAAGCTCCTTGGCATCACCCGGCAAGCCGTTTATCAAAGAGAAAAACGCAGTGAGCAGCGCAGCATAGAGTTGGCACCCGTCAAGTCAATGGTGATGGAGGTCAGACGGTTTATGCCGCGGCTTGGTACGCGCAAACTGTATTTTTTGTTGAAACCCATGTTTGTTGAGCAGGGAATAAAGTTGGGGCGTGACGCTTTTTTTGACTATTTGAGAGCGCATCAACTGCTGGTGACACCGATCAAGCGCTACACAAAAACGACGCACAGCAAACATTGGATGAAGAAATACCCGAATCGTTTAGGCAGTCAAGAGATCAGCTGTGCCGAACAAGCCTTTGTGAGCGATATTACCTACGTTGAAACGGATGAAGGTGTTCACTATCTATCATTGGTCACAGATGCCTATAGCCGCAAAATCATGGGTTATGAAGTCAGTGACAATATGCGTGCTGACAGGGTCGTAAAAGCTTTACGTCGGGCAGCTAAGCAACGACAGACAAGCCGAGCGTTAATACACCATTCAGACCGAGGTCTACAATATTGTTCAGCGATCTACCAGCAAGAGCTAAAGCGTCATGGTATGACGCCGTCAATGACAGATGGCTATGATTGTTATCAGAACGCTTTGGCCGAGAGGGTAAATGGTATTTTGAAGCAGGAGTTTCTGATCACCAAGTGCCGGACTTTGAGTGAGTTGAAGGGTTTGGTGCGGGAATCCGTCGATACCTACAATCGTCTGAGGCCACACCTCAGCTTAGACATGAAAACACCAGAAGAAGTACATAAGAAAGCCACCTCCGCAAGGGAGGTGGCTTGA
- a CDS encoding HD domain-containing protein gives MNPIALIEKHYPPGSTTHRILLQHSEQVAEKAVIIANRMPKTAVDTDFVREAALLHDIGILFTAAPLLGCKGTLPYLCHGIKGRELLDAEGLPRHALVCERHIGVGLSAEEIVRQKLPLPVRDMLPLSLEERIVAYADLFFSKNPAKLGFERSVDKVRNSLARHGEDKVVIFDKWHERFGG, from the coding sequence GTGAACCCCATTGCACTGATAGAAAAACATTATCCACCGGGAAGCACCACCCATCGCATTTTGTTGCAACACAGCGAGCAAGTCGCCGAAAAAGCGGTTATCATCGCCAACCGAATGCCGAAAACCGCCGTTGATACGGATTTCGTCCGCGAAGCGGCCCTGTTGCACGACATCGGCATTCTTTTCACCGCCGCCCCCCTGCTCGGATGCAAGGGAACACTGCCCTATCTCTGCCATGGCATCAAGGGACGGGAACTCCTCGACGCCGAAGGCCTGCCACGCCATGCACTGGTATGCGAGCGACACATCGGTGTCGGTTTAAGCGCTGAAGAGATTGTGCGTCAGAAACTACCTTTGCCGGTACGGGATATGCTGCCCCTAAGCCTGGAGGAGCGGATCGTCGCCTACGCGGACCTGTTTTTTTCCAAAAACCCGGCCAAACTCGGCTTCGAGCGCAGCGTTGATAAAGTCCGTAATTCCCTGGCCCGCCACGGTGAGGACAAGGTAGTGATTTTCGACAAATGGCACGAACGATTCGGCGGTTGA
- a CDS encoding TIGR00300 family protein, whose amino-acid sequence MEQQVVLRGHLIDDQILSRVLDAIGSLGAEHEIEKLSVGRTRQDCSEVLLRITAPTSEVLAEVLERIAVLGAEPVEFLPARLQPAPGDGVLPKHFYATTNLPTKVLVAGHWLSVTEEEMDLALVVSPELDRVRALPMTAVKAGDQVVVGEQGVRVSYPPRVSGEHSFRFMSSSVSAEKPKSPLLQQVVAAVRRIKQANKKVLLVGGPAIVHTGAGPLLEELIRQGWVDVLFAGNALAAHDIEQALFGTSLGVPVCGDRPSRSGHAHHLWAINSIREAGSIKGAVTSGVLNRGIMHACVTHQIPFVLAGSIRDDGPLPEVVTDVLVAQEAMRQQLSGVGLAFMIGTTLHAIATGNLLPARVFTVCVDINPGVVTKLHDRGSRQSLGIVMDAASFLEQLARGLEVEISNE is encoded by the coding sequence ATGGAGCAGCAAGTTGTTTTGCGAGGCCATTTGATCGATGACCAGATTTTGTCCCGGGTGCTGGACGCTATCGGTAGCCTCGGGGCTGAACACGAGATTGAAAAGCTCTCGGTCGGTCGTACCCGCCAGGATTGCAGCGAGGTGTTGTTGAGAATAACCGCACCGACCAGTGAAGTTTTGGCTGAAGTGCTGGAACGTATCGCTGTTTTAGGGGCTGAGCCTGTTGAGTTTCTTCCTGCCCGGTTACAACCCGCTCCCGGCGACGGTGTTTTGCCGAAGCATTTTTATGCTACCACCAATTTGCCGACGAAAGTTCTGGTTGCCGGACACTGGCTGTCTGTGACCGAAGAAGAGATGGATCTGGCCCTGGTGGTTTCTCCTGAACTGGATCGGGTCAGGGCGCTACCCATGACTGCGGTAAAGGCGGGCGATCAGGTCGTGGTTGGCGAACAAGGAGTGCGGGTCAGTTATCCTCCCCGGGTATCGGGGGAGCACAGTTTTCGCTTTATGAGCAGCAGTGTTTCGGCCGAAAAGCCCAAGAGTCCTTTGCTTCAGCAGGTCGTTGCCGCGGTTCGTCGCATCAAGCAGGCGAATAAAAAGGTTTTGTTGGTCGGAGGCCCAGCCATCGTTCATACCGGAGCCGGACCGCTCCTCGAGGAACTGATTCGCCAGGGGTGGGTCGACGTTCTGTTTGCCGGTAACGCCCTGGCGGCCCACGATATTGAGCAGGCGCTGTTCGGTACCTCTCTGGGAGTGCCGGTGTGCGGTGACCGGCCAAGCCGATCGGGCCATGCTCATCATCTATGGGCTATCAATTCCATTCGAGAGGCCGGATCCATTAAGGGGGCTGTTACCTCCGGTGTCCTCAATCGGGGCATCATGCACGCCTGTGTTACCCATCAAATCCCCTTTGTACTGGCCGGTTCCATTCGGGACGACGGGCCGCTGCCGGAGGTCGTCACCGATGTGCTGGTGGCTCAAGAGGCGATGCGCCAACAATTATCCGGGGTCGGTCTGGCTTTTATGATCGGCACCACATTGCACGCTATTGCTACCGGCAACCTGCTGCCTGCCCGGGTCTTTACCGTCTGTGTTGACATCAATCCGGGAGTGGTGACGAAGCTGCACGACCGTGGCAGTCGTCAGTCTCTGGGCATCGTTATGGATGCTGCTTCCTTTCTCGAACAGTTGGCTCGAGGGTTGGAAGTTGAAATCAGTAACGAGTGA
- a CDS encoding MFS transporter gives MNTGTMPLQHNIPKLYAFSFLKMTLFPMAIITLFWKDQIGLSLTDILLLQAIFSIASILFEYPSGYLSDRLGYRTALTLACMLAIGGWSLYTLADSFAGVLLAEIILGGAWAFISGSDSALLFETLRAQGREEQYARFDGRMTGCAQTGEAAGALFAGVMYAAWPLLPFVGQIGLWILGLGLCLTLIEPETEAEPAIHSHLMEALHTCRYAFLESRHVRATILFGTVLGIASFYTVWLIQPYMQQTGVPLAWFGPVWAGANLTIALCSLISQRLHFAWGHRGSIALFIVLIITGYAGLGLTAGVWSFLFYYLLTAMRGLQGPIMRNHLQKASSRSNRASILSLHSLAFRILFVATGPLVGLAADHLGLRPTFGVMAVLFAVALLPGAWLFLNTLPNTSTNVDGG, from the coding sequence ATGAATACCGGTACCATGCCACTACAACACAATATACCCAAGCTCTACGCTTTTTCTTTCCTCAAGATGACTCTGTTTCCGATGGCGATCATCACTCTGTTCTGGAAGGATCAGATCGGCCTCAGTCTGACCGATATTCTGCTGCTGCAGGCGATCTTTTCGATAGCCAGTATCCTTTTTGAGTATCCGTCTGGCTACCTCAGCGATCGTTTGGGCTACCGCACTGCGCTGACTCTGGCCTGCATGCTAGCCATCGGCGGCTGGAGCCTCTACACCCTAGCCGATTCTTTTGCCGGAGTGCTGCTTGCTGAAATTATTCTCGGTGGGGCCTGGGCTTTCATCAGCGGTTCAGACAGTGCCCTGCTCTTTGAGACATTGCGTGCCCAGGGAAGGGAAGAACAGTATGCCCGTTTCGACGGGCGCATGACCGGTTGCGCCCAGACGGGCGAGGCCGCCGGAGCCCTGTTTGCGGGGGTCATGTATGCGGCCTGGCCCCTGCTGCCCTTTGTTGGACAGATCGGCCTATGGATACTCGGGCTTGGACTCTGCCTGACTCTGATCGAACCGGAGACAGAAGCCGAACCGGCCATCCATTCTCACTTGATGGAAGCGCTGCACACCTGCCGCTACGCCTTTCTGGAGAGCCGTCACGTCCGGGCCACGATCCTGTTCGGCACCGTGCTCGGCATCGCCTCTTTCTATACCGTATGGCTGATTCAACCCTACATGCAACAGACCGGAGTACCCCTCGCCTGGTTCGGACCGGTGTGGGCGGGGGCCAACCTGACCATCGCCCTCTGTTCGCTGATCAGCCAACGTTTGCATTTCGCCTGGGGGCACCGCGGCAGTATTGCCTTGTTCATCGTCCTGATTATCACCGGTTATGCGGGATTGGGACTGACTGCCGGAGTGTGGAGCTTCCTTTTCTATTACCTGCTCACAGCCATGCGCGGCCTGCAGGGCCCCATCATGCGCAACCACCTGCAAAAAGCCAGTAGCCGCAGCAACCGCGCCAGCATCCTGTCTTTGCACAGCCTGGCCTTTCGCATTCTGTTCGTTGCGACAGGCCCCCTGGTGGGACTAGCCGCCGACCACCTCGGTTTGCGTCCTACCTTTGGCGTAATGGCGGTACTGTTCGCCGTAGCGCTGCTACCTGGGGCGTGGTTGTTTTTGAATACTCTGCCGAACACCTCCACGAACGTGGACGGTGGTTAG
- a CDS encoding sensor histidine kinase, producing the protein MAKQVGLRTEIIFHITLLLGAALLFGGFLMLKLTERELLNQRLDNLKATLEVVALSLGETLAGEDVERNQEMRVARLWPLLPDATALGVWRLKGKILEPLFLSSSKESLLSDGPQLQALRFRAEPQDHLVYTGVWLPWGGTPTCYFSSTLPLRQRGKLAGVLQARFSLDEVAVRVRSSLKILLVYVVIYGAVLFLFGLYLLNRNVVRPIGLLLDTTRRVAEGNLDDQVSEEGPLEIASLASSFNTMVSALRESRQNSEDHIYSLQRANAELKETRSELLRSEKMASVGHLAAGMAHEVGNPLAAVVGYLALLKIELPAGRQREIAEHAAVEVERIDRLVRELLDYAKPGEEKTENFDPLTVLREALSLLDHQGLFANVEIVESLPQQLPQVTMIRHRLLQVFVNLLVNARDALFEKGEIYLAGGEAEDSVWIRFADNGSGIAPQHLPHIFDPFFTTKAPGKGRGLGLAVCYRVLQEAGGEIEVQSELERGSAFTVRMKKEEDEHGD; encoded by the coding sequence GTGGCCAAACAGGTCGGTCTTCGCACTGAAATCATTTTTCATATCACCCTGTTGTTAGGGGCGGCGCTGCTGTTCGGTGGGTTCTTGATGCTTAAGCTGACCGAGCGGGAGCTGCTGAATCAGCGGCTTGATAACCTGAAGGCGACTTTGGAGGTCGTGGCTCTTTCCCTTGGTGAAACCTTGGCTGGTGAAGATGTCGAGCGTAATCAGGAGATGCGTGTTGCCCGTCTATGGCCTCTGTTGCCTGATGCCACCGCTTTGGGAGTTTGGCGGCTTAAAGGCAAAATTTTAGAGCCACTTTTTCTCAGTTCATCAAAGGAATCTTTGCTGAGCGACGGTCCCCAGTTGCAGGCCTTACGTTTTAGGGCTGAACCTCAAGACCACCTTGTCTATACTGGTGTCTGGTTACCTTGGGGAGGAACACCAACTTGCTATTTCAGTTCGACTCTCCCGCTTCGCCAACGGGGCAAACTCGCCGGTGTCTTGCAGGCCCGTTTCTCTCTGGATGAAGTAGCCGTCCGGGTCCGCTCCTCTCTGAAGATTTTGCTCGTATATGTTGTTATTTACGGTGCAGTCCTGTTTTTGTTTGGTCTCTATCTGCTCAACCGAAATGTGGTGCGCCCCATTGGTTTACTCTTGGATACGACTCGACGGGTAGCTGAAGGGAACCTTGATGACCAGGTGAGCGAAGAGGGACCTTTGGAAATCGCTTCTTTGGCCAGTTCATTTAATACCATGGTCTCGGCTTTACGGGAAAGCCGCCAGAATAGCGAAGACCATATTTACTCTTTACAACGGGCCAACGCAGAGCTGAAAGAGACCCGTAGTGAATTATTGCGCTCGGAAAAAATGGCTTCGGTCGGTCATCTAGCTGCAGGCATGGCCCATGAAGTCGGGAACCCTTTGGCGGCGGTAGTCGGATATCTGGCGTTGCTGAAAATAGAACTTCCGGCTGGTCGCCAACGGGAGATAGCCGAACACGCTGCGGTGGAGGTTGAGCGTATCGACCGCCTGGTTCGCGAACTGCTCGATTATGCCAAGCCGGGAGAAGAAAAAACCGAGAATTTCGACCCATTGACGGTTTTACGAGAAGCTTTATCGCTCCTCGATCATCAGGGACTTTTTGCCAATGTTGAAATTGTCGAATCGCTACCGCAACAGTTGCCTCAAGTGACCATGATTCGCCATCGTCTCCTGCAGGTCTTCGTCAATTTGCTGGTTAATGCCCGGGATGCTCTATTCGAGAAGGGTGAAATTTACCTGGCTGGTGGAGAGGCCGAGGATTCGGTTTGGATTCGTTTCGCCGACAATGGAAGCGGTATTGCCCCGCAGCATCTGCCCCACATCTTTGATCCCTTCTTCACTACAAAAGCGCCTGGAAAAGGACGAGGTTTGGGCTTAGCAGTTTGTTACCGTGTGCTGCAAGAGGCCGGAGGGGAGATTGAAGTGCAATCTGAACTCGAGCGTGGCAGCGCCTTTACCGTGCGTATGAAAAAGGAGGAAGACGAGCATGGGGACTAA
- a CDS encoding sigma-54-dependent transcriptional regulator yields the protein MGTKKKKVLVVDDETSVRHMLRLVLEGAGYEMCEAGSGTEALQFLQDNSFDIILSDIRMPELDGLGLLQQIKELGVDSMVIMMSAYGSVDTAVECLKHGAYDYISKPFKPDEVILTLRKAEERIRLQRENVRLRQQLSQKNESHKIVCRSKVMDRLLTLVTRVAETNSPVLITGETGTGKELIARALHQQSARAKKPFIAVNCGAIAPSLVESELFGHARGAFTGAVQQKAGLFEEASGGTLFLDEIGELPMDLQPKLLRVLQEGEVRRVGENRSRKVDVRVLAATARDLRKLVANGKWRDDLFFRLAVVEMHIPPLRERREDIVLLAKHFASGVAAREGRPTPEITPGVADTLKNYSWPGNVRELANFMEKTMIFCRNDVLDLETLPGEMRRRDRDATHKYSLKEAALRLEKEYIRKALAATDGNRTQAAKLLEISLRKLLYKIKEYEIE from the coding sequence ATGGGGACTAAGAAGAAAAAAGTCCTGGTCGTCGATGACGAAACCAGTGTGCGACACATGTTGCGCCTGGTCCTTGAAGGCGCAGGCTATGAGATGTGCGAAGCCGGCAGCGGAACGGAAGCTCTTCAGTTTTTGCAAGATAATTCCTTTGACATTATCTTGAGTGATATTCGCATGCCGGAACTGGATGGGCTCGGGCTGTTGCAGCAAATCAAAGAGCTGGGTGTCGATAGCATGGTGATCATGATGAGCGCATATGGTTCTGTCGATACGGCCGTGGAATGTCTTAAACATGGCGCCTACGATTATATTTCCAAACCCTTCAAGCCCGACGAGGTGATTCTTACCTTGCGCAAAGCCGAAGAGAGGATTCGTCTGCAGCGAGAGAACGTGAGGTTGCGGCAGCAACTCTCCCAAAAAAACGAGAGTCATAAGATTGTTTGTCGCAGTAAGGTCATGGACCGCTTGCTCACCTTGGTGACACGGGTTGCCGAAACAAATAGCCCGGTGCTTATTACCGGGGAAACCGGTACGGGGAAGGAATTGATAGCGCGGGCTCTGCACCAGCAGAGCGCCCGTGCTAAAAAACCTTTTATTGCTGTTAATTGCGGCGCCATCGCTCCATCACTGGTCGAAAGTGAGCTGTTTGGTCACGCCCGGGGTGCTTTTACGGGAGCGGTGCAACAGAAGGCCGGGCTTTTCGAGGAGGCTTCCGGCGGCACCTTGTTTCTTGATGAGATCGGTGAACTGCCGATGGATTTGCAACCCAAGTTGCTGCGAGTTCTTCAGGAAGGAGAGGTGCGCCGCGTCGGTGAGAATCGATCACGCAAGGTCGATGTGCGGGTGCTGGCTGCCACGGCCCGTGACCTGCGGAAGTTGGTGGCAAATGGTAAGTGGCGCGACGATCTATTTTTCCGTCTTGCCGTTGTGGAGATGCATATTCCACCACTGCGCGAGAGGCGGGAAGATATTGTACTGCTGGCGAAACATTTTGCCAGTGGCGTAGCGGCCAGAGAAGGTCGTCCAACCCCGGAAATCACACCGGGGGTTGCCGATACTTTGAAAAACTATTCCTGGCCCGGAAATGTTCGTGAGCTAGCCAACTTTATGGAAAAAACCATGATCTTCTGCCGAAACGATGTGCTTGATCTTGAGACTTTGCCCGGGGAAATGCGCCGCCGGGATCGTGATGCGACACATAAATACTCCCTTAAAGAAGCGGCCCTGCGTCTGGAAAAGGAATATATCCGCAAAGCTTTGGCGGCGACTGATGGCAATCGAACGCAGGCCGCAAAACTGTTGGAAATCAGTTTGCGCAAGCTGCTTTATAAAATAAAAGAGTACGAAATCGAATAG
- a CDS encoding pilus assembly FimT family protein, producing the protein MKRFSNEGFTLIETLVVVVILAIGLAIAIPTFMEMGRSNAVKAEARSLKNLLARTRMDAVEGNQSLTATINVATSSCTVTDTATGTVVSTTNFDGVQLIPAPNPLSIVWNSRGMVGNFSSINLVGAEATYQVFVSAAGNVRIAKQ; encoded by the coding sequence GTGAAGCGATTCAGTAACGAAGGATTCACTTTGATCGAAACCTTAGTGGTGGTAGTTATCCTTGCTATCGGCTTGGCTATAGCGATCCCCACTTTTATGGAGATGGGGCGAAGCAATGCCGTAAAGGCCGAAGCTCGTTCGCTCAAAAACCTGCTGGCGCGAACCCGGATGGATGCAGTGGAGGGCAATCAATCCCTTACCGCCACAATCAACGTGGCTACTAGCAGCTGTACTGTAACCGATACGGCTACCGGCACCGTTGTTTCTACTACCAATTTCGATGGGGTGCAGCTGATTCCCGCTCCGAACCCTTTGTCGATTGTTTGGAATTCCAGAGGAATGGTTGGCAATTTTTCGAGCATTAACCTGGTCGGCGCTGAAGCGACTTACCAAGTGTTTGTCAGTGCTGCAGGCAATGTCCGTATTGCCAAACAGTGA
- a CDS encoding prepilin-type N-terminal cleavage/methylation domain-containing protein, which yields MKSKAGFTLIEVLIAMVVSMIIMGGAYSVFMSQQKNTVAQTDISDIQQNLRAAMDFMARDIRMAGYAGTANGSLGDFGFVEVGFSDFSGNPSSGAMDQGFLQFSWDMDDSNSRIAGDGETVTYSLSNNTLVAPGSIALMRQRDSELVRQPLAGFIIALGLAFAYDADQDGELDQDAAGNVIWAVDTRNDGVWDNLDTNGDGQISAADLGGAAATGQIAGTATGVPLRPQDIRAVRIWLLGRSASPDNSYTDSNIYTVGPNVIQPNNNFRHRLLERTVLCRNMGLNL from the coding sequence GTGAAATCAAAAGCGGGCTTTACCCTGATTGAGGTGCTCATCGCCATGGTGGTGTCCATGATTATTATGGGGGGCGCTTATTCGGTGTTTATGTCGCAACAGAAAAATACCGTCGCGCAAACCGATATCAGCGATATTCAACAAAATCTGCGGGCGGCGATGGATTTTATGGCGCGGGATATTCGTATGGCTGGGTATGCCGGGACGGCAAACGGCAGTCTGGGGGATTTCGGTTTTGTTGAGGTGGGTTTCAGCGACTTTTCCGGCAATCCAAGCTCGGGGGCCATGGATCAGGGGTTTCTGCAATTTTCCTGGGACATGGACGACAGCAACTCCCGGATTGCTGGGGATGGAGAAACCGTTACTTATTCCCTCTCCAACAATACTTTGGTCGCTCCCGGCTCTATCGCTTTGATGCGGCAGCGAGACAGCGAGCTTGTTCGACAGCCGTTGGCCGGTTTTATCATTGCTTTGGGTTTGGCTTTTGCTTACGACGCCGACCAGGACGGCGAACTCGACCAGGATGCCGCAGGCAACGTGATCTGGGCGGTTGATACGCGCAACGACGGCGTCTGGGACAACTTGGACACCAACGGCGACGGGCAGATCAGTGCCGCCGATCTCGGTGGCGCAGCAGCTACCGGTCAAATCGCTGGAACCGCAACAGGGGTACCCCTCCGGCCGCAGGATATTCGCGCGGTGCGTATCTGGCTCCTCGGGCGTTCGGCGTCGCCGGATAATAGCTATACCGATAGTAATATATATACTGTCGGCCCCAATGTCATTCAGCCGAATAACAATTTTCGCCATCGATTGCTGGAAAGAACCGTGCTTTGCCGCAATATGGGGTTAAATCTATGA
- a CDS encoding type IV pilus modification PilV family protein translates to MTTVKNNNQKGFSLLEALIAMVLLSIGLLGAGLMQIGSIKANTNAENRTFGVGLAQSVMNDLRCQPLDFVLTPDDLLDDEDGDGAGGLNDGMALAGANPIPANADQSLGQITASDGRNYTIFWNVADNVPVNGAKTLRLFVYWNDQRFGVNKVIMTTVLGGFYL, encoded by the coding sequence ATGACTACAGTGAAAAACAATAATCAGAAGGGCTTTTCCCTGCTGGAAGCACTCATCGCCATGGTGCTTTTGAGCATCGGTTTGCTGGGTGCAGGGTTGATGCAGATCGGCAGTATAAAGGCTAATACCAATGCCGAAAATCGCACTTTTGGTGTCGGCTTGGCGCAATCGGTAATGAACGACCTTCGCTGTCAACCTCTGGATTTTGTTCTTACGCCTGACGATCTTTTGGATGATGAGGATGGCGACGGGGCGGGCGGTTTAAATGATGGCATGGCCCTTGCCGGTGCCAATCCGATTCCGGCCAATGCCGATCAATCTCTGGGGCAGATTACCGCCTCCGATGGCAGGAATTACACGATATTCTGGAACGTTGCCGATAATGTGCCGGTAAATGGGGCCAAAACCCTTAGGCTCTTCGTCTATTGGAACGACCAAAGATTTGGCGTGAACAAGGTTATCATGACCACTGTGTTGGGAGGCTTTTATCTATGA
- a CDS encoding pilus assembly PilX N-terminal domain-containing protein: MNKPITAKGVLVILADQQGFALITAVMMLFVAMVLGLMVVDSADMEILLSGGQQRYEESLNITEGGSGSEAAAIGTGNPINWAGPSRSYAVVNPSIQNQILSPATSSDALFDPGGDMTLPGTAYTVTAATTPELWPTENLLNSTAAADDRFDYQYRGTYLRDDAPPKGYDVTKFSGYLFQIEAQRNTLVEMGGSKVGPKMSL; this comes from the coding sequence ATGAACAAACCAATTACAGCCAAAGGTGTTTTGGTTATCCTGGCTGATCAGCAAGGCTTTGCTCTAATTACCGCCGTGATGATGCTGTTCGTCGCCATGGTTCTGGGCCTGATGGTAGTGGATTCCGCGGATATGGAGATTTTGCTTTCCGGTGGACAACAGCGCTACGAGGAGAGCCTTAATATCACCGAAGGGGGATCGGGCAGTGAGGCCGCTGCTATTGGCACGGGCAATCCTATTAATTGGGCCGGACCCAGTCGCTCTTATGCCGTGGTGAATCCATCGATACAGAATCAAATTCTTTCACCCGCCACCTCCAGCGACGCCCTGTTCGACCCCGGCGGCGACATGACACTGCCGGGGACAGCCTATACTGTCACCGCTGCCACCACTCCCGAACTGTGGCCCACGGAAAATCTGCTGAATTCCACCGCTGCTGCCGATGATCGTTTTGATTATCAATACCGAGGTACTTACCTGCGCGATGATGCTCCCCCAAAGGGGTACGACGTGACCAAATTCAGCGGTTATCTTTTTCAAATCGAAGCCCAACGAAATACGCTGGTTGAGATGGGCGGCAGCAAAGTCGGCCCGAAAATGAGCCTGTAA